From Lawsonia intracellularis PHE/MN1-00, the proteins below share one genomic window:
- the rsfS gene encoding ribosome silencing factor codes for MYNTQNLSLRTFFSPQILPVKSKFSQVSAIQKTVILTGWLEEHKAQNVLAFDVVNKNLCMDIVVILTATSSRHAKGLADGILEECTKQNFEYLRMEGYQYGQWILVDLNDIVINIFQAGIRELYALETLWKGCPLLNGQLATNTL; via the coding sequence ATGTATAATACACAAAATTTATCTTTAAGAACTTTTTTTTCTCCTCAAATATTACCTGTTAAGTCAAAATTTTCTCAAGTTTCTGCAATTCAAAAAACTGTTATTCTTACAGGTTGGCTTGAAGAGCATAAGGCACAGAATGTGCTAGCCTTTGATGTAGTAAATAAAAATTTATGTATGGATATTGTAGTGATTTTAACAGCTACGTCTTCTCGTCATGCAAAAGGACTTGCAGATGGAATCCTTGAGGAGTGTACAAAACAAAATTTTGAATATCTTCGAATGGAAGGGTATCAATATGGTCAATGGATTTTAGTAGATCTTAATGATATAGTTATAAATATTTTCCAGGCAGGGATACGTGAGTTATATGCTCTTGAAACTCTTTGGAAAGGGTGTCCTTTATTAAATGGACAATTAGCCACTAATACTCTTTAA